Proteins encoded together in one Maricaulis maris window:
- the rplD gene encoding 50S ribosomal protein L4 codes for MKIEVKTLAAKDAGAIDLDDAVFGIEEVRSDLLQRVVKWQLAARQQGTHKTLGRSEINRTKKRFGRQKGGGTARHGARSAPQFVGGGKAHGPRVRSHAHELPKKVRALGLRHALSAKLGAKSLIILDDAALDAPHTKSLRTSFEGLGITNALVISGVEVNENFAKAARNLPCIDVLPAQGLNVYDVLRRDTLVLTKAAVEQIHARLSAKEA; via the coding sequence ATGAAGATCGAGGTCAAAACCCTCGCGGCGAAGGACGCCGGTGCCATCGATCTCGACGATGCCGTCTTCGGCATTGAAGAGGTGCGCTCCGACCTCCTGCAGCGCGTTGTGAAGTGGCAGCTGGCAGCACGCCAGCAGGGCACGCACAAGACGCTCGGCCGCTCCGAAATCAATCGGACCAAGAAACGCTTCGGTCGCCAGAAGGGCGGCGGTACGGCCCGTCACGGTGCCCGCTCCGCGCCGCAATTCGTCGGCGGCGGCAAGGCCCACGGTCCCCGCGTTCGCAGTCATGCGCATGAGCTTCCCAAGAAGGTTCGTGCCCTCGGCCTGCGCCACGCCCTGTCGGCCAAGCTCGGCGCCAAGTCGCTCATCATCCTCGATGATGCCGCGCTTGATGCCCCGCACACGAAGTCGCTCCGCACGTCCTTTGAAGGTCTGGGCATCACCAATGCTCTGGTCATCTCCGGCGTCGAAGTGAATGAGAATTTCGCCAAGGCGGCTCGCAACCTGCCGTGCATCGACGTTCTGCCTGCACAGGGCCTGAATGTTTATGACGTGCTGCGTCGCGACACCCTGGTGCTGACGAAGGCGGCTGTGGAGCAGATCCACGCCCGCCTCAGCGCGAAGGAGGCTTAA
- a CDS encoding 50S ribosomal protein L23 translates to MTAAARHYDTILSPVITEKATLLSEESKVVFFVPLSANKKEIAEAVEELFKVKVTAVNTIKVHGKTKRFRGIPGRRNDQKKAVVTLAEGHSIDVTTGL, encoded by the coding sequence ATGACGGCTGCTGCGCGCCATTACGACACGATCCTGAGCCCGGTGATCACCGAGAAGGCCACACTGCTTTCGGAAGAAAGCAAGGTTGTCTTTTTCGTGCCGCTCTCTGCCAACAAGAAGGAGATCGCGGAAGCGGTCGAAGAGCTCTTCAAGGTAAAGGTGACGGCTGTGAACACCATCAAGGTTCACGGAAAGACCAAGCGCTTCCGGGGTATTCCCGGTCGCCGCAATGACCAGAAGAAAGCGGTCGTGACTCTCGCAGAGGGTCACTCGATCGACGTGACGACGGGTCTGTAA
- the rplB gene encoding 50S ribosomal protein L2, with the protein MALKTFKPTSPGRRALVLVDRSALHKGRPEKTLVEGLTKKGGRNNMGRITARRRGGGAKRLYRLVDFKRRKWDMPATVERLEYDPNRTAFIALIQYEDGEKAYILAPQRLSEGDTVIASAKCDVKPGNAMPLKAVPVGTILHNVEMKPEKGGQIARSAGAYVQLVGRDAGYAQIRLASGELRMVSDKCMATVGAVSNPDHLNINLGKAGRKRHLGKRPSVRGVVMNPVDHPHGGGEGRTSGGRHPVTPWGKPTKGAKTRSNKSTDKFIIRSRHERKKR; encoded by the coding sequence ATGGCTTTGAAAACATTCAAACCGACCTCTCCGGGCCGCCGTGCCCTCGTGCTGGTGGATCGTTCCGCCCTGCACAAGGGACGCCCTGAGAAGACACTGGTCGAAGGCCTCACCAAAAAGGGTGGGCGCAACAATATGGGTCGCATCACGGCCCGCCGGCGTGGCGGTGGCGCGAAGCGTCTCTATCGCCTGGTCGACTTCAAGCGCCGCAAGTGGGACATGCCCGCGACCGTCGAGCGTCTTGAGTACGATCCGAACCGGACGGCTTTCATCGCCCTCATTCAGTATGAGGACGGCGAAAAGGCCTATATCCTGGCTCCGCAGCGCCTTTCCGAAGGTGATACGGTCATCGCGTCCGCCAAGTGCGACGTGAAGCCGGGTAACGCGATGCCGCTGAAGGCAGTGCCGGTTGGCACCATCCTTCACAATGTCGAGATGAAGCCGGAGAAGGGTGGGCAGATTGCCCGTTCCGCCGGTGCGTATGTCCAGCTGGTCGGCCGTGATGCCGGCTACGCCCAGATCCGTCTGGCGTCTGGCGAGCTGCGCATGGTCTCGGACAAGTGCATGGCGACGGTCGGTGCGGTTTCGAACCCGGACCACCTCAACATCAACCTCGGCAAGGCCGGTCGCAAACGCCATCTCGGCAAGCGTCCGTCTGTTCGCGGTGTTGTCATGAACCCGGTTGATCACCCGCATGGTGGTGGTGAAGGCCGTACCTCTGGTGGTCGCCACCCGGTGACCCCGTGGGGCAAGCCGACCAAGGGTGCCAAGACACGCTCGAACAAGTCGACTGACAAGTTCATCATCCGCTCGCGCCACGAGCGCAAGAAGCGATAG
- the rpsS gene encoding 30S ribosomal protein S19, giving the protein MPRSVWKGPFVDGYLLKKAEKSHEGGRKQAIKTWSRRSTIMPQFVGLTFQVHNGNKFVPVLVTEDMVGHKLGEFSPSRTYYGHAADKKAKRR; this is encoded by the coding sequence ATGCCTCGCTCTGTCTGGAAAGGTCCGTTCGTCGACGGCTATCTGCTGAAAAAAGCGGAGAAGTCGCACGAAGGCGGACGTAAGCAAGCGATCAAGACCTGGTCGCGCCGTTCAACCATCATGCCGCAGTTCGTGGGCCTGACCTTTCAGGTTCACAACGGCAACAAGTTCGTGCCGGTGCTGGTGACCGAAGACATGGTCGGCCACAAGCTCGGTGAATTTTCTCCGTCGCGGACCTATTACGGTCACGCAGCGGATAAAAAAGCGAAGCGGAGATAA
- the rplV gene encoding 50S ribosomal protein L22 → MGQTSNPRRVADNEARAKLRMIRISPQKLNLVAALIRGKKVERALAELEFSRKRISKEVKKTLESAIANAENNHGLDIDSLVVSEAFVGKNLVMKRFRARARGRGAKILKPFSELTIVVREVEEAA, encoded by the coding sequence ATGGGACAGACTTCAAACCCCCGTCGCGTCGCCGACAATGAAGCGCGTGCCAAGCTGCGGATGATCCGTATCAGCCCGCAGAAGCTCAACCTTGTCGCCGCGCTCATCCGCGGCAAAAAGGTCGAGCGGGCCCTGGCCGAACTGGAATTCTCGCGCAAGCGGATCTCCAAGGAAGTCAAGAAAACGCTCGAGTCGGCTATTGCGAACGCTGAAAACAACCACGGCCTCGACATCGACAGCCTCGTCGTGTCGGAAGCCTTTGTTGGCAAGAACCTGGTCATGAAACGGTTCCGGGCTCGTGCACGCGGTCGCGGTGCAAAGATCCTGAAGCCGTTTTCCGAGCTCACCATCGTGGTGCGCGAAGTCGAGGAGGCCGCCTGA
- the rpsC gene encoding 30S ribosomal protein S3, whose translation MGQKVNPIGLRLGVNRTWESRWYAGAGEYAKLLHEDIKIRKMLKERLKNASVSKIVIERPHKKCRVTVHTARPGVVIGKKGSDIETLRKELSKMIDSEVFLNLVEVRKPEIDATLVAESIAQQLERRVAFRRAMKRSMQSAMRMGAKGCKIVCGGRLGGAEIARTEQYNEGSVPLHTLRADIDYGTAEAKTAMGIIGIKVWIYKGEIMEHDPNAQERRLQESGEQRARSGRQAA comes from the coding sequence ATGGGTCAGAAAGTAAATCCGATCGGTCTGCGCCTTGGCGTCAACCGCACCTGGGAATCCCGCTGGTATGCCGGCGCTGGCGAATACGCCAAGCTGCTGCATGAAGACATCAAGATCCGGAAGATGCTCAAAGAGCGTCTGAAGAATGCCAGTGTCTCGAAGATCGTGATCGAGCGCCCGCACAAGAAGTGCCGCGTCACCGTCCATACGGCTCGCCCGGGTGTGGTGATCGGCAAGAAGGGTTCGGACATCGAGACGCTCCGCAAGGAGCTGTCGAAGATGATCGACAGCGAGGTTTTCCTGAACCTCGTGGAAGTGCGCAAGCCCGAAATCGACGCAACCCTGGTGGCTGAGTCCATCGCCCAGCAGCTCGAGCGTCGCGTGGCTTTCCGCCGCGCGATGAAGCGTTCGATGCAGTCGGCGATGCGCATGGGCGCCAAGGGCTGCAAGATCGTCTGCGGCGGTCGTCTCGGCGGTGCGGAAATTGCCCGTACCGAGCAGTATAATGAGGGCTCCGTGCCGCTTCATACGCTGCGTGCCGATATCGATTACGGAACCGCCGAAGCCAAGACCGCGATGGGTATCATCGGCATCAAGGTCTGGATCTACAAAGGCGAGATCATGGAACACGATCCGAACGCCCAGGAGCGCCGTCTCCAGGAGTCCGGTGAACAGCGCGCCCGCTCGGGCCGCCAAGCCGCGTAA
- the rplP gene encoding 50S ribosomal protein L16: MLQPKRTKFRKAHKGRIKGAAKGGYTLNFGSYGLKALQPERVTARQIEATRRAITRHMKRAGRVWIRIFPDVPVSKKPTEVRMGKGKGSPEFWACKVKPGRIMFEIDGVPENVAREALELGAAKLPVKTKIVARVGE, from the coding sequence ATGCTGCAACCGAAACGCACGAAATTCCGCAAGGCGCACAAAGGCCGTATCAAGGGCGCAGCGAAGGGTGGCTATACGCTGAACTTCGGCTCCTACGGCCTCAAGGCGCTCCAGCCGGAACGCGTTACCGCGCGCCAGATCGAAGCCACGCGTCGGGCGATTACTCGCCACATGAAGCGTGCAGGTCGCGTGTGGATCCGCATCTTCCCGGACGTACCGGTTTCCAAGAAACCGACCGAAGTCCGGATGGGTAAAGGTAAGGGCTCGCCCGAGTTTTGGGCGTGCAAGGTCAAACCCGGCCGCATCATGTTCGAGATCGACGGTGTTCCCGAAAATGTTGCGCGCGAGGCTCTCGAGCTGGGCGCTGCAAAGCTGCCGGTCAAGACCAAAATCGTCGCCCGTGTGGGCGAGTAG
- the rpmC gene encoding 50S ribosomal protein L29: MKPVDVRAMTEDQLKDALLKLKEEQFKLRFQQASGQMENTARYGQIRRDIARIRTVQSERKSHEEQGS, translated from the coding sequence ATGAAACCCGTTGACGTTCGCGCCATGACCGAAGATCAGCTGAAGGACGCGCTCCTGAAGCTGAAGGAAGAACAATTCAAGCTGCGGTTCCAGCAGGCCTCCGGCCAGATGGAAAACACCGCTCGCTACGGCCAGATTCGCCGCGATATCGCGCGCATTCGTACGGTCCAGAGCGAGCGGAAATCGCACGAAGAGCAAGGGAGCTAG
- the rpsQ gene encoding 30S ribosomal protein S17 has protein sequence MPKRILQGVVVSDKGAKTIVVRVERTFLHPLLRKTVRRTKRYHAHDEANAFKVGDQVQIQECAPKSKLKRWEVVTVEA, from the coding sequence ATGCCGAAGCGTATCCTGCAAGGCGTCGTAGTGAGTGACAAGGGTGCCAAGACCATCGTGGTGCGTGTGGAACGGACTTTCCTCCACCCGCTGCTGCGCAAGACGGTCCGTCGCACCAAGCGTTACCACGCGCATGACGAAGCCAATGCGTTCAAGGTGGGTGATCAGGTCCAGATTCAGGAATGTGCACCCAAGTCGAAGTTGAAGCGGTGGGAGGTGGTCACCGTCGAGGCGTAA
- the rplN gene encoding 50S ribosomal protein L14 — protein MIQMQTNLDVADNSGARRVQCIKVLGGAKRRYAHVGDIIVVSVKEAIPRGRVKKGDVRKAVVVRVAKDIQRKDGSVIRFDGNAAVIINNNNEPLGTRIFGPVPRELRAKNHMKIVSLAPEVL, from the coding sequence ATGATCCAGATGCAAACCAATCTGGACGTGGCTGACAATTCTGGCGCCCGCCGTGTGCAGTGCATCAAGGTGCTCGGCGGTGCCAAGCGTCGCTATGCCCACGTCGGCGACATCATTGTCGTCTCGGTCAAGGAAGCCATTCCGCGTGGTCGCGTTAAGAAGGGTGATGTCCGCAAGGCCGTCGTCGTTCGCGTGGCCAAGGACATCCAGCGTAAAGACGGTTCCGTCATTCGCTTCGATGGCAACGCGGCTGTGATTATCAACAATAACAACGAGCCGCTCGGCACGCGTATCTTCGGACCGGTTCCGCGCGAACTTCGCGCCAAGAACCACATGAAGATCGTCTCGCTGGCGCCGGAGGTGCTGTAA
- the rplX gene encoding 50S ribosomal protein L24, which translates to MAAKIKKGDKVVILAGRDKGKTGEVTKVLPTEDRVFVSGVNVVKRHTRATQTDQGGIKEKEASIHVSNVALADPKTGEATRVGFKIEDGKKVRVAKSSGEVIDV; encoded by the coding sequence ATGGCTGCCAAGATCAAGAAGGGCGACAAAGTCGTCATTCTCGCCGGCCGTGACAAGGGCAAGACCGGCGAAGTCACCAAGGTCCTGCCGACCGAGGATCGCGTCTTTGTGTCTGGCGTGAATGTGGTCAAGCGCCACACGCGTGCGACCCAGACCGACCAGGGCGGCATCAAGGAAAAAGAAGCCTCCATCCACGTCTCGAACGTGGCGTTGGCCGATCCGAAAACCGGCGAGGCAACTCGTGTCGGCTTCAAGATTGAAGACGGCAAGAAGGTGCGCGTCGCCAAGAGCTCGGGCGAGGTTATCGATGTCTGA